The following are encoded together in the Methylomonas methanica MC09 genome:
- a CDS encoding DegQ family serine endoprotease, protein MFNKFVNSLWLLMVMTSVAFAQLPDFTEMVKNNGDAVVNISTTQKAPELQMDSDQQQIPQDIPPELEDFFRHFFQGPGRGYVPRETSSLGSGFVISKDGYILTNHHVVNNASEIVVKLKDRRELLAKLVGSDESTDVALLKVDATDLPVVQIGSPEQLQVGEWVLAIGTPFGFEQSVTAGIVSAKGRSLPDGNYVPFIQTDVAINPGNSGGPLFNMQGKVVGINSQIYSRSGGYMGLSFAIPIDVAMNVAEQIKTKGKVSRGWLGVQIQDVTRQLAESFGMDRPHGALVAKVVPGGPAEKAGLQVGDIIVEFDGHVIETSGELPPIVGMTPVDEKATLKIIRQGDNEDLIAKIGLLPAQAAQLAPSSMPEITVNRLGLGVTDLTEEQREQLQVEKYGVLVQKVSKGIALDAGIQPGDVILRVQNAPVKDVADFNKIVAKLPVEKSIAMLIQRNGSPVFLAFKIDK, encoded by the coding sequence ATGTTTAATAAATTTGTAAATAGCCTGTGGCTATTGATGGTAATGACCTCGGTAGCTTTTGCTCAATTACCCGATTTTACCGAAATGGTAAAAAACAACGGCGATGCCGTGGTCAATATCAGCACCACTCAAAAAGCGCCGGAACTGCAGATGGATTCCGATCAGCAACAAATTCCTCAAGACATACCGCCTGAACTGGAAGATTTTTTCCGGCATTTCTTTCAGGGGCCCGGCCGTGGCTACGTGCCCAGAGAGACGAGTTCTCTGGGCTCAGGCTTTGTAATTTCCAAGGACGGTTACATTTTGACGAACCATCATGTGGTGAACAACGCTTCTGAAATCGTGGTTAAGCTGAAAGACCGGCGCGAGTTGCTGGCTAAATTGGTGGGATCGGACGAGAGCACCGATGTGGCGTTGCTGAAAGTGGATGCCACTGATTTGCCCGTGGTGCAAATCGGTTCGCCGGAACAATTGCAAGTTGGGGAATGGGTGCTGGCCATAGGCACGCCGTTCGGTTTCGAGCAGTCCGTGACTGCGGGTATTGTCAGTGCCAAGGGCCGCAGTTTGCCGGACGGTAACTATGTGCCGTTTATCCAAACCGACGTAGCCATTAACCCCGGCAATTCCGGTGGTCCGTTATTTAACATGCAGGGCAAGGTGGTAGGTATCAATTCGCAAATTTATAGCCGCTCGGGGGGCTATATGGGCTTGTCGTTTGCGATTCCTATCGATGTGGCCATGAATGTCGCCGAACAAATCAAAACCAAAGGTAAGGTTTCTCGCGGTTGGCTGGGTGTGCAAATACAGGATGTTACCCGGCAATTGGCCGAATCGTTCGGCATGGACAGACCGCACGGGGCCTTGGTTGCCAAAGTCGTACCGGGCGGGCCGGCCGAAAAAGCCGGTTTGCAAGTGGGTGATATTATTGTGGAATTCGATGGTCATGTGATAGAGACCTCCGGCGAACTGCCGCCGATTGTCGGTATGACGCCGGTTGATGAAAAGGCCACGCTAAAAATCATTCGCCAGGGTGACAACGAAGATTTGATTGCAAAAATCGGTTTGCTTCCGGCTCAAGCAGCGCAATTGGCGCCAAGTTCGATGCCCGAGATCACTGTAAATAGGCTCGGATTGGGTGTGACCGACCTGACCGAGGAACAGCGCGAACAGCTGCAAGTTGAAAAATACGGCGTGCTGGTGCAAAAAGTCAGCAAAGGTATTGCCTTGGATGCGGGTATTCAACCCGGAGACGTTATTTTGCGGGTGCAAAACGCACCGGTAAAAGATGTTGCGGACTTTAATAAAATTGTTGCTAAACTGCCGGTAGAGAAATCCATTGCCATGCTGATTCAGCGTAACGGCAGTCCGGTGTTTTTAGCATTCAAGATAGATAAATAA
- the rpoE gene encoding RNA polymerase sigma factor RpoE — MNESTRLSEDLDQDLVRRVQQGDKSAFDLLVIKYQHRIVHLVNRYVKDPSEAQDVAQDSFIKAYKALGDFRGDSAFYTWLYRIAINTAKNYLLSRSRRHSDYEVDMQDAEQTENAPQLKDIETPEHQLMNDQIIAVIKSAIEKLPEEMRIAITLREFEGMSYEEIAEAMDCPIGTVRSRIFRAREAIDEKLNPLLG, encoded by the coding sequence GTGAACGAATCAACAAGGCTCTCCGAAGATTTAGATCAGGACTTGGTGCGAAGAGTCCAGCAAGGCGACAAATCGGCCTTCGATCTTCTCGTTATCAAGTATCAACACAGGATTGTGCACCTGGTCAACCGGTACGTAAAAGACCCCAGCGAAGCGCAGGACGTGGCGCAGGATTCTTTTATCAAAGCCTATAAAGCCTTGGGTGATTTTAGAGGCGATAGCGCTTTTTACACTTGGTTATATCGAATAGCGATTAATACCGCTAAGAACTATCTGCTGTCGCGTTCCAGGCGGCATTCCGACTACGAAGTGGATATGCAGGATGCCGAACAAACCGAGAACGCGCCGCAGTTAAAGGATATAGAAACACCGGAGCACCAATTGATGAACGATCAGATTATTGCGGTAATCAAATCGGCCATCGAGAAATTGCCCGAAGAAATGCGCATTGCCATAACCCTGCGGGAGTTTGAAGGCATGAGCTATGAAGAGATTGCCGAAGCCATGGATTGCCCGATTGGGACCGTGCGCTCTCGGATATTTAGAGCCCGCGAGGCTATCGACGAAAAATTAAACCCCTTGTTGGGTTAA
- a CDS encoding sigma-E factor negative regulatory protein, which produces MQEQQLEKLSLLVDDQLANARAIAMLKSVQRDPELQAKLQRYALISQALKAEQGSVAGLDFAEKVKQQLKSEPVYFLPRKKSDDHLKKTSLALAASIVLAVVGFYAGKTQNQAQPFSRITTVAERQIPAEQMNAQFKDYLQAHDNVWYVNNNAGVKSYARLASYQPK; this is translated from the coding sequence ATGCAAGAACAACAACTTGAAAAACTCTCGTTACTGGTTGACGATCAACTCGCGAATGCACGGGCTATTGCGATGCTAAAGTCCGTGCAACGCGACCCCGAACTGCAAGCCAAGCTGCAACGCTATGCGCTGATTAGTCAGGCACTAAAAGCTGAACAAGGCTCGGTTGCCGGCTTGGATTTTGCCGAAAAGGTCAAACAGCAATTGAAATCGGAACCGGTTTACTTTTTGCCGCGGAAAAAGTCCGACGATCACCTTAAAAAGACCTCTTTGGCGCTAGCGGCGTCGATAGTGTTGGCGGTGGTCGGATTTTATGCCGGAAAAACGCAAAACCAGGCGCAACCTTTTTCGCGGATCACCACCGTCGCGGAGCGGCAGATACCGGCGGAACAAATGAATGCGCAGTTTAAGGATTATTTACAAGCCCACGACAACGTTTGGTACGTCAACAACAATGCCGGCGTCAAATCTTATGCGCGCTTGGCCAGTTACCAACCCAAATAA
- a CDS encoding Crp/Fnr family transcriptional regulator, whose product MVAQLALWKQHFPEFVNQNDKVLEQLMESAMLVNLPAGQQVFYPGKICESYLLMLSGSVKAQIMSADGREVLLYHVRAGDSCVLTTSCLLGDNRYPAEGFTETEVKAFAIPAPVFHRCLGYSAFFREFVFRSFSSRLADVIKRMEALSFGSVDQKLAKVLLADRSQTIHKTHHELALEMGSVREVVSRHLKRFESSGWLSMKRGTIEIIDAEALGQVIDGTYES is encoded by the coding sequence ATGGTCGCACAGCTGGCATTATGGAAACAACACTTCCCGGAATTTGTTAACCAGAACGACAAGGTTCTTGAACAACTGATGGAGTCGGCCATGCTGGTAAATCTGCCCGCCGGTCAGCAAGTGTTTTATCCTGGAAAAATCTGTGAAAGCTACCTGTTGATGCTTTCCGGCAGTGTCAAAGCGCAAATTATGTCCGCAGATGGTCGAGAAGTTTTACTTTACCATGTGCGAGCGGGAGATTCGTGTGTGCTGACTACGTCCTGTCTGCTCGGGGATAATCGCTATCCCGCGGAAGGATTTACGGAAACTGAAGTTAAAGCGTTTGCCATTCCGGCTCCGGTTTTTCATCGTTGTTTGGGATATTCGGCTTTTTTTCGCGAATTCGTATTCCGTAGCTTCTCCTCTCGATTGGCTGATGTGATTAAGCGTATGGAAGCACTGAGTTTTGGGTCGGTCGATCAAAAATTAGCCAAAGTGTTGTTAGCTGATCGATCGCAAACCATTCATAAAACCCATCACGAACTGGCTCTGGAAATGGGCTCAGTTCGTGAAGTGGTTTCCCGTCATTTAAAGCGGTTTGAAAGTTCTGGCTGGTTGAGCATGAAACGTGGCACTATCGAAATTATCGACGCCGAGGCGTTAGGGCAAGTTATCGACGGCACCTACGAATCTTAG
- a CDS encoding HDOD domain-containing protein, protein MPIQMTQLFDNIPKLPQIPEVVRTIINQLNDPHAEMLDIAKNVEKEQVISLKILRLVNSAHFGLSRKISSIDEATVMLGMNQLKTLVIASGIVSSIPNIANFDIKKFWNNCFRTAVYAKWFAEHTHESGDIAYTAGLIGNLGNLLIHMGLPSEANEIDQHARAGHSSRAKFERTCLGFTNQEVCAELCRRWKFGDELVQAIQQSGEPLSFDAPSPIACCLHLAQFISDAVDRGKTEAEILAALPYPVTEKIGLSEGFFNANLAELLSMKSNLEGLAD, encoded by the coding sequence ATGCCGATTCAAATGACCCAGTTGTTCGACAACATTCCCAAGCTACCGCAAATTCCGGAAGTCGTTAGGACGATCATTAACCAACTAAACGATCCTCACGCGGAAATGCTGGACATAGCCAAAAATGTTGAAAAAGAACAAGTTATTTCACTGAAAATTTTACGTCTGGTCAACTCGGCGCATTTCGGCTTGTCGCGAAAAATTTCTTCGATCGATGAAGCCACCGTCATGCTGGGCATGAACCAATTAAAAACCCTGGTAATCGCCTCCGGCATCGTATCGTCCATACCGAATATCGCAAATTTTGACATCAAAAAATTCTGGAACAACTGTTTTCGGACGGCGGTTTACGCCAAATGGTTTGCCGAACACACGCATGAATCCGGCGACATTGCCTATACCGCGGGTTTAATCGGTAATCTTGGCAATCTTTTGATTCATATGGGCTTACCGAGCGAAGCCAACGAAATCGACCAGCACGCCAGAGCCGGTCATTCTTCTCGCGCCAAGTTTGAAAGAACCTGTTTGGGCTTTACCAATCAGGAAGTCTGTGCGGAATTGTGCCGTCGCTGGAAATTCGGCGACGAGCTGGTGCAAGCGATTCAACAATCCGGCGAGCCCTTGTCTTTCGACGCGCCCTCGCCTATCGCGTGCTGCCTGCATCTTGCTCAATTTATCAGCGATGCGGTAGACAGAGGCAAAACCGAGGCAGAAATCCTGGCCGCGCTTCCTTATCCGGTCACAGAAAAAATCGGCTTGTCCGAAGGTTTTTTCAACGCCAATCTCGCCGAACTGTTGAGCATGAAATCCAATCTGGAAGGCTTGGCGGACTGA
- a CDS encoding CBS domain-containing protein translates to MLAKIAVADYMSRHPVTVSPDTEVSAAFKKMLDHKITSVPVVDGHGKLVGIFSEKDGMKIVLESAYNQSMTGKVSEFMTAAPMVVDVEESLVDVAAKFQNSPIRSFPVFQEGAMVGMISRVDVLRALVSAQ, encoded by the coding sequence ATGCTAGCTAAAATTGCTGTAGCCGATTATATGTCCAGACATCCTGTAACCGTGAGTCCTGATACCGAAGTGTCGGCGGCGTTTAAGAAGATGTTGGATCATAAAATTACTAGCGTGCCGGTAGTGGATGGTCACGGTAAGCTAGTAGGTATATTTTCCGAAAAAGATGGTATGAAGATTGTTCTGGAGTCCGCCTATAATCAAAGTATGACGGGTAAGGTGAGTGAGTTTATGACCGCCGCGCCCATGGTCGTTGATGTCGAGGAAAGTTTGGTCGATGTCGCAGCCAAGTTTCAAAACTCACCAATCAGAAGTTTTCCAGTCTTTCAAGAAGGCGCTATGGTGGGAATGATTAGCCGGGTCGATGTTTTAAGAGCATTGGTTTCCGCCCAGTAA
- a CDS encoding MucB/RseB C-terminal domain-containing protein — MRFLFVFLLFVSYAFANDDPALNGQQWLENVNHAMKTLDYHGTVVFMKHGQVDTMHYQHTFENGVETERLTSLNSPLREVTRQSNEISCLYKESKQKVETQHPIDRSFIVNLPLKPERLHDEYLFAVAGQEMIAMRPAQIIAVLPKDDLRYARKLWIDTASLLPLKVEVYGQDGKVLEQVLFTDLNVDLINTHADADQMAADEEHKHHQHVSQAEAFEKSPFELKVWPAGFEKVFFIRNTMQKSKKTVDHLLISDGFSSVSVYFEAKGEKNIEGLRTLGPVNSYSRVIDDLQITALGEVPVQTVELVAKGVSLR; from the coding sequence ATGCGATTTTTATTTGTTTTTCTGCTTTTTGTATCCTACGCATTTGCGAACGACGATCCGGCTTTAAACGGTCAGCAATGGCTGGAGAACGTTAACCATGCCATGAAAACGCTGGACTACCACGGCACCGTGGTCTTTATGAAACATGGTCAAGTCGATACCATGCATTACCAGCATACCTTTGAAAACGGCGTTGAAACCGAACGCTTGACTTCGCTGAATTCCCCTTTGCGGGAAGTCACGCGCCAATCCAATGAGATCAGCTGTTTGTACAAGGAAAGTAAACAAAAAGTCGAAACTCAACACCCGATAGATCGTTCCTTCATCGTCAATTTGCCATTAAAACCGGAACGGTTACACGATGAGTATTTATTTGCTGTGGCCGGTCAGGAAATGATCGCCATGCGCCCCGCACAAATCATTGCCGTTTTGCCCAAGGACGACTTACGTTACGCGCGTAAACTTTGGATCGATACCGCCAGTCTCCTGCCGCTTAAAGTGGAGGTTTACGGGCAAGATGGTAAAGTGCTGGAGCAAGTTTTGTTTACAGACTTGAATGTGGATTTGATAAATACGCATGCCGACGCGGATCAAATGGCAGCCGACGAAGAACACAAACACCATCAGCATGTTTCGCAAGCCGAAGCATTTGAAAAATCGCCATTTGAACTAAAAGTGTGGCCCGCTGGGTTTGAAAAAGTTTTTTTCATCCGCAATACCATGCAGAAGTCTAAGAAAACCGTGGATCATCTGCTGATTAGCGATGGATTTTCCAGCGTTTCGGTTTATTTCGAAGCCAAAGGTGAAAAAAATATTGAAGGGCTTCGAACTCTTGGGCCCGTTAATTCCTACAGCCGCGTGATAGACGACTTGCAAATCACCGCGTTGGGAGAAGTGCCCGTGCAAACCGTGGAACTGGTTGCTAAGGGCGTATCATTGCGTTGA
- the cysK gene encoding cysteine synthase A — translation MANAINITQLIGNTPLVKLHRIVPDDSANVLVKLESRNPGGSVKDRIGLAMIQAAEKSGYLKAGGSIVEPTSGNTGIALAMIAAARGYRCTLVMPDTMSIERRQLLALYGAEIVLTPGSEGMKGAISKAHDIAAETGAFMPQQFENPANPEVHRQTTAQEIWSGTDGQIDAFVCGVGTGGTITGVADVIKNRNPDFKAIAVEPAESPVISGGVHSPHKIQGIGAGFVPKNLDVDLLDGIELVSTEEAFAMRKRLIQEEGIMVGISSGASVCAALRVAARLGVGKTVVTIVHDTGERYLSMS, via the coding sequence ATGGCTAACGCAATCAACATTACGCAATTAATTGGTAATACGCCGTTAGTCAAACTGCATAGGATTGTGCCGGATGACTCGGCTAACGTGCTGGTTAAACTGGAGTCCAGAAATCCGGGTGGGTCTGTAAAGGATCGGATTGGCCTGGCCATGATTCAAGCAGCCGAGAAATCCGGATATTTAAAAGCCGGCGGCAGCATTGTTGAGCCTACCTCCGGCAATACCGGTATCGCGTTAGCCATGATAGCCGCCGCGCGCGGCTATCGTTGTACCTTGGTGATGCCTGACACCATGTCGATCGAAAGGCGGCAGCTGTTGGCCCTGTACGGTGCCGAGATTGTGCTGACGCCGGGTAGCGAAGGTATGAAAGGGGCGATAAGCAAGGCGCATGACATTGCGGCTGAAACAGGCGCCTTCATGCCGCAACAATTTGAAAATCCAGCGAATCCCGAAGTGCATCGTCAGACCACCGCCCAGGAAATCTGGTCGGGCACTGACGGTCAGATCGATGCATTTGTCTGCGGCGTGGGAACCGGGGGCACGATTACCGGTGTCGCCGATGTAATAAAAAACCGGAATCCTGATTTCAAGGCGATTGCAGTGGAGCCCGCCGAGTCCCCGGTTATATCCGGCGGCGTACATAGCCCGCATAAAATACAAGGCATCGGCGCGGGTTTCGTCCCCAAAAACCTGGATGTGGATTTGTTGGACGGTATAGAGCTGGTCAGTACCGAAGAAGCCTTTGCCATGCGTAAACGCTTGATTCAGGAAGAGGGGATTATGGTCGGAATCTCTTCCGGTGCCAGTGTTTGCGCGGCATTGCGTGTCGCGGCCCGCTTAGGCGTCGGCAAAACCGTGGTGACTATCGTTCATGATACAGGTGAGCGTTATTTGAGCATGAGTTAA
- a CDS encoding glycine-rich domain-containing protein yields the protein MCLIILLVVVRRWRYLRMEKRANFIRRYQFPPGLDEKLIRRYPLLSANDSDLITRALRQFFLAYLQGGCRFVSMPSKLADDYWHEFILYTRHYEMFCRKAFGRFFHHTPAVVLGKNRQNNKGLRRIWWFCCREEGIDPKKPSRLPLLFALDSRFNIPDGFVYTADCRHFRKMGSESATVYCGGDFSSTGFDGSTDGFFDGDSSSDSGGDAGCGGGCGGD from the coding sequence ATGTGTTTGATTATTTTGCTGGTTGTCGTAAGGCGTTGGCGATATTTGCGGATGGAAAAACGTGCTAATTTCATACGACGCTATCAATTTCCGCCGGGATTGGACGAAAAGTTAATACGCCGTTATCCGCTGTTATCCGCAAACGATTCCGACTTGATTACGCGTGCCCTGCGGCAATTTTTTCTGGCCTACCTGCAAGGCGGTTGCCGGTTTGTTTCCATGCCGTCCAAGTTAGCCGATGATTATTGGCACGAGTTTATTTTGTATACACGACATTATGAAATGTTTTGCCGTAAAGCATTCGGCCGATTCTTTCATCATACCCCTGCTGTCGTGCTGGGAAAAAACCGCCAGAATAATAAGGGTTTGCGTCGAATCTGGTGGTTTTGCTGTCGTGAGGAGGGTATTGATCCTAAAAAACCTAGCCGTTTACCGCTTTTGTTTGCTTTGGATAGCCGTTTCAATATACCGGATGGCTTTGTTTATACCGCCGACTGTCGTCATTTTCGAAAAATGGGTAGCGAATCCGCTACAGTGTATTGCGGAGGTGATTTTTCCAGTACAGGCTTTGATGGCTCGACCGACGGTTTTTTCGACGGCGATTCCAGTTCGGATTCCGGCGGCGATGCCGGATGCGGCGGCGGTTGCGGGGGGGATTAA